One genomic segment of Nilaparvata lugens isolate BPH chromosome Y, ASM1435652v1, whole genome shotgun sequence includes these proteins:
- the LOC120355248 gene encoding probable inactive serine/threonine-protein kinase slob1, whose product MNGDETSSIDQSYKMGFPADLTNGFDDCSKPTNGGLDLNDLKVSLPQLAQLSLNLTPHPPPPAPKTSDSGSSVPPPPPHFSPISGFPRNLRTNGHLQQVRSTSD is encoded by the exons ATGAACGGAGATGAAACCTCGAGTATTGATCAATCATATAAG ATGGGATTCCCTGCCGACCTGACCAACGGCTTTGACGACTGTAGCAAGCCAACCAATGGCGGCCTTGACCTGAATGACCTGAAGGTCAGTCTGCCGCAACTGGCTCAGCTGAGCCTGAACCTGACCCCCCATCCCCCACCACCCGCACCAAAGACAAGTGACAGTGGCTCTTCtgtccctcctcctcctcctcacttcTCGCCCATCTCTGGTTTCCCGCGGAATCTGCGGACCAATGGACATTTGCAGCAGGTACGATCAACCTCCGATTAA